The Candidatus Lokiarchaeota archaeon genome includes a region encoding these proteins:
- a CDS encoding AAA family ATPase, protein MLLKSRRRNIVRIHELEISDVRGIRTLSISPEGQNTVIFGPNASGKSAVVDAIDFLLTGKISRLRGEGTGGITLASYGSHVKGSRENSKVSALISLPDVDDHIQIER, encoded by the coding sequence ATGCTATTGAAGAGTCGGAGGAGGAACATAGTGAGGATTCATGAACTTGAGATTTCTGACGTTCGTGGCATAAGGACCCTTAGCATTTCTCCAGAGGGCCAGAATACAGTAATATTTGGACCAAATGCAAGTGGAAAAAGTGCGGTTGTGGATGCAATTGATTTTCTTCTGACAGGCAAAATAAGTCGGCTGCGAGGCGAAGGAACTGGAGGTATCACTTTAGCTTCATATGGTTCTCATGTAAAGGGCTCCCGAGAAAACTCGAAGGTATCTGCACTTATATCACTACCAGACGTTGATGACCATATTCAAATCGAACGGA